CGGCGCTTTTGTGGATCTCGCGCTTGATATCGTCGGTTGCGTCCTTGAGCTGGCGCATGCCCTGGCCCAGGCCTTTGGCAATCCCCGGGATCTTATCCGCTCCAAAAACCATCACCACGATAAAGAGAATAAAAAATATCTCTGCCCCGCTAATAAATAAGAATTGCATTGCCATACCACAAATATACGTAAGTTTCGCAGCCCGCATAAAAAAAGTCCCGGTTCGCAGGCCGGGACTTTTCTATTTTTTTTGTCGGCTTATCAGCCTTTGATCTCTTCCTTGAATTGCTCGAATTCAGACGGAGACTGGTCCTTGGGCCAGCTGTTGTTGTCCGTGTCGATATCGGCGGTTTCCGCATCGGGGTCCACCACGATCCCCACGAGTTCCTGCTGGGAGGAAATCACGCGGCTGACCTCGGCATCACTCCTCCTCCAGATCTCCGGGGGGTAGGTAACGCGCTCGGTAGTCCCGTCTGCATAGGTGTATTCCACGATCAGCGGCATGGGGATCCCGCCCGGTTTCTCGAAGGTCACCTCGTAGAAATACTTCGGCTCCGCTACCTGGGCGCGCTGCTCGGGGGTCATGTTGTCCATCATGAATTCGGACAGGGGCTGGGAGATTTCGGAAGGCTTTTTCCCCTTGAGGTCCGGGTCAAAGTCTTCGCTGTCTTCCTCGGCCAGGTATACCAATGGGGGCAGTTGGTCTTCGGTGACCCCGTTGTTGGCCATATACTCCCGCATCTGCTGGGTGGGTTTGTCGGAGACATAGTACTTTTTGACGCCTTTCACCCCGATATCCACGTAGTCGGTGGTATAGAACCAGGACCTCCAGAACCAGTCCAGGTCTACGGCCGAGGCATCCTCCATGGTCCGGAAGAAATCCTCGGGGGTCGGGTGCTTGAATTTCCAGCGCTGCGCATAGGTCTTAAACGCGTGGTCGAACAGTTCCGGCCCCATGACGGTTTCCCGCAGGATATTCAGGGCCGTGGCCGGTTTGGCATAGGCGTTGGGCCCCAGTTGGTAAACATTCTCCGGGTTGGACATAATCGGCGCGATGGTGCTCTGGTCGCCAGCCATATACGGCACGATGGCTGCAGGCGCCCCCCGCCGCGACGGGTATTTTTCATTCGGGGCAATAACCTCCGGGAATTCCTTCCCGAACTCCTGCTCGGCCAGGTACTGCATAAAGGTGTCGAGGCCTTCGTCCATCCAGCCCCATTGCCGCTCGTCCGAGTTGACGATCATCGGGAAGAAGTTGTGGCCCACCTCGTGGATGATCACGGAGATCATCCCGTACTTGACGCGGTCCGAATAGGTGCCGTCCGGGTTCGGGCGCCCGTAGTTCCAGCAGATCATCGGGTATTCCATGCCCTGGTTCTTGGCGTGTACGGAAATTGCCTTGTGGTACGGGTAGTCGAAGGTGTGGTCTGAGTAGCTTTTGAGCGTGCTGGCAACCACTTTGGTGGAGAGCTCCTCCCAAAGCGGGTTCCCTTCTTTGGGGTACATGGATACC
This genomic window from Robiginitalea biformata HTCC2501 contains:
- a CDS encoding Sec-independent protein translocase subunit TatA/TatB, translated to MQFLFISGAEIFFILFIVVMVFGADKIPGIAKGLGQGMRQLKDATDDIKREIHKSAEKQGIDTSFTKEIEKDLKDVKKNIDDVGGTIRRK
- a CDS encoding M1 family metallopeptidase is translated as MMKIKYVLSAVLFVCGAVVFAQQEEQSKEREPGHTNQSKFRQLYQEFATPNTYRSASGAPGPDYYQQQADYKMDIRLDDENARIYGEETITYHNNSPDELEYLWVQLDQNVRAKDSKSPLRNGNGVPLAYRTGSFAGEYLGEPFDGGFNIEYVRDASGKPIPYTINQTMMRVNIPQPLASGEQVSFSIKWWYNIPDHTVNRARSGYEYFPEDGNRAYVIAQFFPRMAVYSDVEGWQNHQFWGSGEFALPFGNYEVNITVPADHVLDGTGELQNRKEVFSKEMMRRYEQAKKSYDEPVMIVTQAEAEAAEKGFSTETNTWKLKAENVRDFGFATSRKFIWDMMAVKIGNKDVMAVSMYPKEGNPLWEELSTKVVASTLKSYSDHTFDYPYHKAISVHAKNQGMEYPMICWNYGRPNPDGTYSDRVKYGMISVIIHEVGHNFFPMIVNSDERQWGWMDEGLDTFMQYLAEQEFGKEFPEVIAPNEKYPSRRGAPAAIVPYMAGDQSTIAPIMSNPENVYQLGPNAYAKPATALNILRETVMGPELFDHAFKTYAQRWKFKHPTPEDFFRTMEDASAVDLDWFWRSWFYTTDYVDIGVKGVKKYYVSDKPTQQMREYMANNGVTEDQLPPLVYLAEEDSEDFDPDLKGKKPSEISQPLSEFMMDNMTPEQRAQVAEPKYFYEVTFEKPGGIPMPLIVEYTYADGTTERVTYPPEIWRRSDAEVSRVISSQQELVGIVVDPDAETADIDTDNNSWPKDQSPSEFEQFKEEIKG